A portion of the Megalobrama amblycephala isolate DHTTF-2021 linkage group LG23, ASM1881202v1, whole genome shotgun sequence genome contains these proteins:
- the adam19b gene encoding disintegrin and metalloproteinase domain-containing protein 19 isoform X2, producing MRSCSPLNIKRYGMIQMESVSFPGLPAWGLITVNNSVSYLIEPLANQTHSQGHAIYNTQSLKLPVGTCGHHHGDGNHTESLQELIDVMAKPQQTNRERRDVSSSVKYVELMVVADHAEFVNHGWDLERTKMTLLEAANFVDKYYKTLNIRVALIWLEIWNDQDKISVTDNPYSTLNAFLAWRRKQLPQLPNDNAQLVTGMSFHGTIIGLAPLKAMCSEYQSGGVNSDHSKIAVGIAATMAHEMGHNFGMSHDSQGCCRAQEDGGCIMAAATGAPFPRVFNSCNQKELKRYLSSGGGKCLFNPPNTRLMYGGQRCGNGYLEEGEECDCGEVEECSSPCCNANNCTLKIGAECAHGVCCHECKLKSPGVMCRPPSGSCDLPEYCDGKSESCPANFYLMDGSNCAGGSAYCYTGMCLTLEQQCLSLWGKDARLAPDVCFTKVNEAGDSYGNCGKDLMGAYRKCTERNAKCGKIQCQSTASKPIESNAVAIDTNIYIDQQKILCRGTHVYQPSHNKHNQNDTLDPGLVLPGTKCGENAICFEGECRSASFLQADKCSAKCHGQGLCNNNHNCHCNLGWAPPFCEMTGSGGSLDSGPVIVHSSLHFVPVLLILFFLLVLAILGVCWCRCKQKLLPTKGSAIPATQTCINVPGTPETKSHTTGHANPVFQPKKSHADEQASPRVNRTGPPRSRHSIIRPTVKPPQIPAYTADKQSLKHSELPQPSPSVPAKKRPLPPNRPPPPCPMTKPSQTAEMLPKNGMPVTPAMLQKGTSNLMPPTGHFQNVRFQREVSGKS from the exons GGAGCTGTTCTCCTCTGAATATCAAGAGATATGGTATGATCCAAATGGAAAGCGTCAGTTTTCCAGGCCTTCCAGCATG GGGCTTGATAACAGTCAATAACAGCGTGAGCTACTTGATCGAACCGCTAGCTAACCAAACACACTCTCAGGGACATGCCATATACAACACCCAGAGCCTGAAACTGCCAGTGGGCACCTGTGGACACCACCATGGAGACGGGAATCACACGGAAAGCCTTCAAGAGCTGATTGATGTCATGGCAAAGCCTCAACAGACCAATAGG GAAAGAAGGGATGTCAGCAGTAGCGTGAAATACGTGGAGCTGATGGTGGTGGCCGACCATGCAGAG TTTGTGAATCACGGTTGGGACCTTGAAAGGACTAAAATGACGCTGCTTGAAGCAGCTAACTTTGTAGATAAG TATTACAAAACCCTGAACATCCGTGTGGCTCTGATCTGGTTGGAGATCTGGAATGATCAAGACAAGATCAGTGTGACTGACAACCCCTACAGCACCCTGAATGCGTTTCTGGCCTGGAGGAGGAAACAGCTGCCACAGCTGCCCAATGACAACGCTCAGCTAGTAAC GGGCATGTCATTTCATGGCACCATCATTGGTCTTGCACCTCTTAAAGCCATGTGTTCTGAATACCAGTCTGGTGGAGTCAATTCG GACCACTCTAAAATTGCTGTGGGGATTGCTGCCACCATGGCTCATGAGATGGGGCATAACTTTGGGATGAGCCACGACAGTCAAGGTTGCTGTCGTGCTCAGGAGGATGGAGGCTGCATCATGGCTGCTGCCACTGG GGCTCCATTCCCTCGTGTCTTCAACTCCTGCAATCAGAAGGAGCTGAAACGCTACCTGAGCTCCGGCGGGGGGAAGTGTTTGTTCAACCCTCCCAACACCAGGCTCATGTACGGGGGCCAGCGTTGTGGAAACGGATACCTGGAGGAAGGAGAAGAGTGTGATTGTGGAGAAGTGGAG GAGTGCTCAAGTCCCTGCTGTAATGCCAACAACTGCACGCTGAAGATCGGAGCTGAGTGTGCACATGGAGTTTGCTGTCATGAGTGCAAG CTGAAGAGTCCAGGTGTGATGTGCCGTCCGCCTTCAGGCTCCTGTGACCTGCCTGAGTACTGTGATGGGAAATCAGAGTCCTGTCCTGCTAACTTTTACCTGATGGATGGCAGCAATTGTGCTGGTGGCAGTGCCTATTGTTACACAGGCATGTGTCTGACGCTGGAGCAGCAGTGCCTCTCTCTCTGGGGCAAAG ATGCTCGTCTTGCTCCTGATGTTTGCTTTACTAAAGTAAATGAAGCAGGTGATTCCTATGGAAACTGTGGCAAAGACCTCATGGGTGCATACAGGAAATGCACTGAAAG GAATGCTAAATGTGGGAAGATTCAGTGCCAGAGCACTGCTAGCAAACCAATTGAATCCAACGCTGTCGCCATAGACACCAACATCTATATTGATCAACAGAAGATCCTGTGCAGAGGAACACATGTCTACCAGCCCAGTCACAATAAGCACAACCAGAATGACACCCTCGACCCGGGCCTGGTTCTGCCAGGGACCAAATGTGGGGAGAATGCG ATCTGTTTCGAAGGGGAATGCCGCAGTGCGTCCTTCCTGCAAGCAGATAAATGCAGTGCCAAATGTCATGGCCAAGGG CTTTGCAATAATAACCACAACTGTCATTGTAACTTGGGTTGGGCACCACCATTTTGTGAGATGACGGGTTCAGGAGGCAGTTTGGACAGTGGGCCTGTGATTGTGCATA GCAGCCTTCACTTTGTACCGGTTCTCCttatccttttttttcttctggtaTTGGCTATCCTTGGCGTCTGTTGGTGCCGCTGCAAACAGAAGCTCCTCCCCACCAAGGGCTCTGCAATTCCTGCTACTCAAACATGCATCAA TGTTCCAGGCACCCCTGAGACTAAAAGTCACACGACAGGTCACGCCAATCCAGTGTTCCAGCCAAAGAAATCTCACGCTGATGAACAG GCCAGTCCTAGAGTGAATCGTACAGGTCCACCGAGATCTAGACATTCTATCATTCGGCCCACTGTGAAACCACCTCAAATCCCAGCCTACACTGCAGACAAGCAGAGTTTAAAGCATTCAGAGCTGCCCCAGCCGTCTCCATCAGTTCCCGCCAAAAAAAGACCACTACCTCCCAACCGAccccctccaccctgtcccatGACCAAACCCTCCCAGACTGCTGAG ATGCTGCCTAAGAATGGCATGCCAGTGACACCAGCCATGTTGCAGAAAGGGACATCCAATCTGATGCCCCCTACTGGCCACTTCCAAAACGTCAG GTTCCAAAGGGAAGTTTCTGGAAAAAGCTGA